A genomic stretch from Triplophysa dalaica isolate WHDGS20190420 chromosome 4, ASM1584641v1, whole genome shotgun sequence includes:
- the LOC130419618 gene encoding ras-like protein family member 10B: protein MHWPTVCENREGGAAHRGRAGSRVTPAPFRIAVLGAQGVGKTAIVQRFLHYDYSEVPVSTKTRRVHLSAAVLNGHVHDLQITDYPAISRFPVSTLQEWSDVCCRGIRSAHVYILVYDICCFDSFEYVKTMRQQILETRVMGSGDTPILIVGNKRDLHRGRVIPRHRISDLVHKSWKCGYVECSAKFNWHILLLFGDALRSVGCARCKHIHATIRFQRALRRERCVLM, encoded by the exons ATGCACTGGCCAACTGTTTGCGAGAACAGGGAGGGCGGGGCGGCCCACCGGGGACGAGCTGGAAGCAGGGTCACGCCGGCTCCTTTCCGAATCGCTGTGCTGGGGGCCCAAGGGGTGGGAAAAACAGCGATTGTACAGCGCTTTCTTCACTATGACTACAGTGAGGTACCAGTGTCCACTAAAACGCGCAGGGTGCACCTTTCTGCCGCAGTGCTTAACGGTCATGTCCATGACCTCCAGATCACAGATTATCCGGCCATCAGCAGGTTCCCTGTCAGCACTTTGCAG GAATGGTCAGACGTTTGCTGTCGAGGCATTCGAAGTGCTCACGTCTACATCCTGGTATATGACATCTGCTGTTTCGACAGCTTCGAGTATGTCAAAACCATGCGGCAGCAGATCCTGGAGACCAG GGTCATGGGGTCTGGGGACACTCCTATTCTGATTGTGGGCAACAAGCGTGATCTGCATCGAGGTCGCGTCATCCCCCGGCACAGGATATCTGACTTAGTCCATAAGAGCTGGAAGTGCGGATATGTGGAGTGCTCTGCAAAGTTCAACTGGCATATTCTTTTGCTGTTCGGAGATGCGCTACGCAGTGTGGGATGCGCACGCTGCAAACACATCCACGCCACCATCCGTTTCCAGCGAGCGCTCAGGAGAGAGCGCTGCGTCCTGATGTGA